A single Thermoanaerobaculia bacterium DNA region contains:
- a CDS encoding DUF6448 family protein, giving the protein MSLRFGRSGATAAAALLFALLLPSRPAAAHCDTLDGPVVADARAALESGAVTPVLKWVAPGSEAEVRKAFDEASVVRRLGPDAKALADRSFFDTVVRLHRASEGEPFTGVKPAGTELSPAVRAADRSFESGSADELVRLVAERNAALLRERFARAREARRHASESVAAGREYVRAYVEYVHAAESLFDVGAEPAESEHARR; this is encoded by the coding sequence ATGTCTCTGCGATTCGGGCGCTCCGGCGCGACGGCGGCCGCCGCCCTCCTCTTCGCGCTGCTCCTCCCCTCGCGGCCGGCAGCCGCGCACTGCGACACGCTGGACGGACCGGTCGTCGCCGACGCACGCGCGGCGCTCGAATCGGGAGCGGTCACGCCGGTCCTGAAGTGGGTCGCCCCCGGGAGCGAAGCGGAGGTCCGCAAGGCGTTCGATGAAGCTTCGGTCGTGCGGCGCCTCGGCCCGGACGCGAAAGCCCTGGCCGACCGCTCGTTCTTCGACACGGTCGTGCGCCTGCACCGCGCCTCCGAAGGAGAGCCGTTCACCGGCGTCAAGCCCGCCGGAACGGAACTCTCTCCCGCCGTCCGCGCCGCCGACCGTTCGTTCGAGAGCGGGTCGGCGGACGAGCTCGTCCGGCTCGTCGCCGAGCGCAACGCCGCGCTCCTCCGGGAACGGTTCGCCCGCGCCCGGGAAGCACGCCGGCATGCCTCGGAAAGCGTCGCGGCGGGACGGGAGTACGTCCGCGCGTACGTCGAATACGTCCACGCGGCGGAATCCCTCTTCGACGTCGGCGCCGAGCCGGCGGAAAGCGAACATGCGCGCCGCTGA